The following coding sequences lie in one Candidatus Neptunochlamydia sp. REUL1 genomic window:
- the dtd gene encoding D-aminoacyl-tRNA deacylase, translating to MRVLIQRVKEARVTVEEKVVGEISGGLLLFLGIHKDDREEKIPWLVNKIVNMRIFEDDQGKMNRSIIDAQGRILVVSQFTLYGDCDKGRRPSFTETMPPTQARLYYESFAVQLRYKMGADAVEMGSFGSHMEVHLVNNGPVTFLLSR from the coding sequence ATGCGCGTATTGATCCAACGGGTGAAAGAGGCCCGCGTCACAGTTGAAGAAAAAGTTGTGGGTGAGATTAGTGGAGGGCTCCTCCTCTTTTTAGGTATTCACAAGGACGATCGTGAGGAGAAAATTCCCTGGCTTGTCAATAAGATTGTAAATATGAGGATCTTTGAAGACGACCAAGGAAAGATGAATCGTTCTATCATAGATGCTCAGGGAAGAATCTTGGTTGTCTCTCAGTTTACTTTATATGGGGATTGCGATAAAGGACGTCGCCCTTCTTTTACCGAAACGATGCCTCCTACTCAGGCTCGTTTATATTACGAGTCTTTTGCGGTGCAGCTGCGGTACAAGATGGGCGCTGATGCCGTGGAAATGGGATCTTTTGGTTCTCATATGGAGGTGCATCTTGTAAACAATGGGCCTGTGACTTTCCTTCTTTCTCGATAA
- a CDS encoding phosphoenolpyruvate carboxykinase (GTP), whose product MEMKHARLAAWIKDMEELCQPDSVQLCDGSQDEHDAVCQVLVDAGVFVPLSKRPKSYWCRSDPEDVARVEDRTFICSLREEDAGPTNNWEEPKKMKQTLIGLFKGCMKGRKMYVIPFSMGPFGSSLSVIGVQITDSLYVVANTFIMTRMGKKALEVLGVDGDFVPCLHSVGVPLDKGEKDSFWPCRADSKYIVHFPEEREIWSYGSGYGGNALLGKKCLALRIASAKGRDEKWMAEHMLIVGVTNPEGRKRFFVAAFPSACGKTNLAMLQSPLPGWKVECVGDDIAWMKIGPDGRLYAINPENGFFGVAPGTSYDSNPNAMESMKSNSIFTNVALTDDGDVWWEGMSETPPAHLIDWKGRDWTPDSKEKVAHPNSRFTAPAKQCPVIDPAFEDVNGVPISGIIFGGRRESVVPLVIESLSWQHGTFLGASLSSEMTAAAAGKIGALRHDPFAMLPFCGYNMGDYFGHWLEMGELLGSKAPKIYHANWFRKGKNGEFLWSGFGENIHVLKWIFERCQGTGEAIDSPVGLLPKDFNAQKELFEIDRSLWKEEVKGLREYYKLLEGHLPEGILEELNNLEKRIS is encoded by the coding sequence ATGGAGATGAAGCATGCGCGGCTAGCCGCTTGGATCAAAGACATGGAGGAGCTCTGTCAGCCTGACAGCGTTCAGCTGTGTGATGGCTCTCAGGATGAGCATGATGCAGTGTGTCAGGTGCTTGTGGATGCGGGGGTTTTTGTTCCCCTTTCTAAACGTCCCAAGTCATACTGGTGTCGCTCTGATCCTGAGGATGTTGCACGTGTAGAGGATCGCACATTCATTTGCTCTCTTAGGGAAGAGGATGCGGGTCCGACGAACAACTGGGAAGAGCCAAAGAAGATGAAACAGACCTTGATTGGTCTTTTCAAAGGGTGCATGAAGGGAAGAAAGATGTATGTTATCCCTTTTAGCATGGGGCCATTTGGTTCGTCTCTTTCTGTCATAGGGGTGCAAATCACTGATAGTCTTTATGTCGTTGCAAATACATTTATTATGACGCGAATGGGAAAAAAAGCGCTTGAAGTTTTAGGGGTCGATGGCGATTTTGTTCCGTGTCTTCATTCAGTGGGAGTTCCACTTGATAAGGGAGAGAAGGACTCTTTTTGGCCCTGTAGAGCTGATAGCAAATACATTGTACACTTCCCCGAAGAGCGAGAGATCTGGTCCTATGGAAGTGGGTATGGGGGCAATGCTCTACTGGGCAAAAAGTGTTTAGCACTTCGAATTGCTTCTGCAAAAGGGCGAGATGAGAAGTGGATGGCAGAGCATATGCTCATCGTCGGAGTCACGAATCCCGAAGGAAGGAAGCGGTTTTTTGTTGCGGCTTTCCCAAGCGCTTGCGGAAAAACAAATTTGGCGATGCTGCAATCTCCTCTTCCAGGATGGAAGGTTGAGTGCGTAGGGGATGACATTGCTTGGATGAAAATTGGCCCTGATGGACGCCTTTATGCCATTAATCCTGAGAATGGATTCTTTGGTGTCGCTCCGGGAACTTCTTACGATTCCAATCCAAATGCGATGGAGTCGATGAAGAGCAACTCAATATTTACCAATGTTGCCCTTACCGATGATGGCGACGTATGGTGGGAAGGAATGAGTGAAACACCTCCAGCTCATTTGATCGATTGGAAGGGAAGGGATTGGACTCCAGACTCAAAAGAAAAGGTGGCTCACCCGAACTCTCGATTTACTGCTCCTGCCAAGCAGTGTCCTGTGATTGATCCTGCTTTTGAAGATGTGAATGGTGTCCCGATTTCTGGGATTATTTTTGGGGGGCGAAGAGAAAGCGTTGTTCCTCTTGTTATTGAAAGTCTCTCTTGGCAACACGGCACGTTTTTGGGAGCCTCTCTTTCTTCGGAAATGACGGCAGCGGCAGCTGGAAAGATTGGAGCGCTTCGTCACGATCCTTTTGCAATGCTTCCTTTTTGTGGCTACAATATGGGAGACTATTTTGGCCATTGGCTTGAAATGGGAGAACTTCTTGGATCCAAAGCCCCGAAAATCTATCATGCAAATTGGTTTCGAAAAGGGAAGAATGGAGAGTTTCTATGGTCTGGATTTGGAGAGAATATCCATGTTTTAAAATGGATCTTTGAGAGGTGTCAAGGAACTGGGGAAGCAATTGATAGTCCTGTTGGCCTACTGCCTAAAGATTTTAATGCTCAAAAGGAGCTCTTTGAAATCGATCGCTCTCTTTGGAAGGAAGAGGTGAAGGGACTCCGTGAATATTACAAGCTTTTGGAAGGACATCTTCCAGAAGGTATTCTTGAAGAACTCAATAATCTTGAAAAAAGAATCTCTTAA
- a CDS encoding rod shape-determining protein, producing MKVKAAKKGKGSLLKNFKQGFINKLGHFTGIFASDIGIDLGTANTLVYVRGKGIILAEPSVVAVDSLTSDVLAVGHKAKAMLGKTPQKIHAVRPMKDGVIADFEIAEGMLKALISRVTPSRSLFRPKILIAVPSGITGVEKRAVEDSALRAGAQEVILIEEPMAAAIGVDLPVHEPSANMIIDVGGGTTEIAIISLGGIVESRSIRIAGDEFDECVINYMRRTYNLMIGPRTAEEIKMTIGSAYPLGDHELEMEVRGRDQVAGLPVTKRINSVEIRECLAEPIQQIIACTKETLERCPPELAADLVETGMVLAGGGALIKGLDKALIKETGLPVIVASNPLLAVCMGTGKALEYLETFKKSAV from the coding sequence ATGAAAGTTAAGGCCGCAAAAAAGGGAAAAGGAAGCCTCCTTAAGAACTTCAAGCAAGGATTTATCAATAAACTTGGTCACTTCACTGGTATTTTTGCAAGTGACATTGGAATTGACCTCGGAACTGCAAATACCCTTGTTTATGTTCGAGGCAAGGGGATCATACTGGCTGAACCCTCGGTGGTGGCTGTTGACTCCTTGACCAGTGACGTCCTTGCTGTTGGCCATAAAGCGAAAGCAATGCTTGGGAAAACTCCTCAAAAAATTCATGCTGTCCGCCCGATGAAGGATGGTGTTATCGCTGATTTTGAAATTGCAGAAGGGATGCTTAAAGCCCTTATTTCTCGAGTGACCCCATCGCGTAGCCTATTTCGTCCAAAGATTTTGATTGCTGTTCCTTCTGGAATTACAGGAGTGGAGAAGCGAGCTGTTGAAGATTCGGCCCTTAGAGCAGGCGCTCAAGAGGTAATCCTTATTGAAGAACCCATGGCAGCAGCCATTGGAGTTGACCTCCCTGTCCATGAACCCTCAGCGAATATGATTATTGATGTAGGTGGTGGTACGACCGAGATTGCAATTATCTCACTTGGTGGAATTGTCGAATCTCGATCGATTCGTATTGCGGGGGATGAATTTGATGAGTGTGTTATCAACTATATGCGCCGTACCTATAATCTAATGATTGGGCCAAGAACGGCTGAAGAGATCAAAATGACGATCGGTTCTGCCTATCCTCTTGGGGATCACGAGCTTGAAATGGAAGTGAGGGGGCGTGATCAAGTGGCTGGTCTCCCGGTTACTAAGCGAATCAACTCTGTTGAAATCCGGGAGTGTCTCGCAGAGCCTATTCAACAAATCATTGCTTGCACCAAGGAGACCTTGGAGCGTTGTCCTCCCGAACTGGCTGCTGACCTTGTTGAGACAGGGATGGTCCTTGCCGGTGGTGGAGCTTTGATCAAGGGATTGGATAAGGCTCTGATTAAAGAGACAGGACTTCCAGTGATCGTTGCTTCGAATCCTCTTCTGGCAGTTTGCATGGGAACAGGAAAGGCACTCGAGTACCTCGAAACTTTCAAAAAATCCGCAGTTTAG
- a CDS encoding SNF2-related protein has translation MLNLRKLKQDFSSAILKEGKDLFETKKVLSAKILHLDATTIRISAKVLGQYNNTYESEIEIDRMDSETIDSDCNCPYHYDCQHLAAVLFHLESCLDEILVKFSEETDIEEVTDDDSFCDEEKEKLLEAVKEAESKEAERKDEEYQKELLKEYIGASSLLAKSPFFLPAQQGEIEKAELAVIFHFPKKEGSNVDVQLALRLPSRSKPLHIPNVRQFLEAVRYQEPLYVGGKSHLFSLESFQESEQEIARLVMDHAKLPEKVTNERAQKMASLDVKIFGMIMAKAEEIASEMLKQKGWTYQDDDLPTLPCLFEENLESPIHFSKSHANVSVTLEYIHPPTSKILLNPMLLVDQQKIVLEDARFFECAKPGIIYNHVYYRFAEQITRRHLRSLVPMRDMTIPEPLFGTFVENALPEMSLFAEVDMAGVVEHFTTLPFVGSIEAICDLTFLNGELDAALSFRYDTHTVPVSSKKLGFDDIDSFVTEEGIVARNLVEEQKIIEDLFQDFIFDLDQQVWAAKTEKKIIEFMTDVIPRNQHRVKFNYPQNLLDQFIYDQSKFKLTLTHTDRMDVYEMNIEVKGALKGVTVDRLWDCIVSRRAYLELDMGRKKTAKAKENGNKIPKILVLDLDEVGVVVQLFDELGIEKLDNKKLERPLWSLANIDESNFKDLPVTFTMTPQLKDIRKQMLGEKILKFSPIPKQVDATLRHYQEEGVQWLERLRTMFLNGILADDMGLGKTLQAICALTQHKSGAKTPALVVCPTSLLYNWKEECHKFNDELKTLIVDGMPNQRKKLIKNVKDYDVVITSYSLLQKDIEAYGKVTFSYMILDEAQHIKNRGTRNAKSVKLVKAQHRVILSGTPIENSLDELWSLFDYLMPGFLGSYERFVEKYVRLSGKEQAKNLQYLRKKVAPFILRRMKVDVLDDLPPVSENVYHCQLTDVQKELYKSYADSARDELMKLVERDGFDKVQIHVLATLTRLKQICCHPAIFAKEKAEVGDSAKYEMLLELLQTLIEGQHKTVIFSQYTRMLQIMRTDFEQRGIRFNYLDGSSKNRLDIANEFNNDPNIPVFLVSLKAGGTGLNLVGADTVIHYDMWWNPAVENQATDRVHRIGQKESVSVYKLVTMGTIEEKIVEMQNRKKGIVKKIVSCDDEAITKLTWEDVLELLQT, from the coding sequence TATCGGCTAAAATCCTTCATCTTGATGCTACCACCATCCGCATTAGCGCCAAAGTTCTTGGCCAATATAATAATACATATGAAAGTGAAATCGAGATAGATCGGATGGATAGCGAGACTATCGATTCAGATTGCAACTGCCCCTATCATTATGATTGCCAACACTTAGCTGCTGTTCTTTTTCATCTCGAATCGTGTCTTGATGAAATTTTGGTAAAATTCTCAGAAGAAACAGATATTGAAGAAGTGACTGATGATGATAGCTTCTGTGATGAGGAGAAGGAAAAGCTTCTAGAAGCGGTTAAAGAAGCTGAAAGTAAAGAAGCTGAAAGGAAAGATGAAGAGTACCAAAAGGAGCTTCTTAAGGAATACATTGGAGCTTCCTCTCTTCTTGCAAAATCTCCTTTCTTTCTCCCTGCTCAGCAGGGAGAAATCGAGAAGGCGGAGCTTGCGGTTATCTTCCACTTCCCCAAAAAGGAAGGGAGCAATGTTGATGTTCAACTGGCTCTTCGCCTCCCTTCAAGATCAAAACCTCTCCATATTCCGAATGTTCGTCAGTTTTTAGAAGCCGTAAGATACCAGGAACCTCTTTATGTAGGAGGAAAGAGTCATCTTTTTTCCTTAGAATCTTTCCAAGAAAGTGAACAGGAAATTGCGCGCCTTGTAATGGATCATGCAAAATTGCCCGAAAAGGTTACCAATGAACGCGCTCAGAAAATGGCAAGCTTAGACGTGAAAATCTTTGGAATGATCATGGCTAAGGCTGAGGAAATTGCCTCTGAAATGTTGAAGCAAAAGGGGTGGACTTATCAGGATGATGACCTTCCCACACTTCCTTGCCTTTTTGAAGAAAACTTAGAGTCTCCTATTCATTTTTCAAAATCTCACGCCAATGTTAGTGTTACCCTAGAATACATCCATCCTCCCACATCAAAAATTTTGCTTAATCCGATGCTCCTTGTCGACCAACAAAAAATTGTCCTTGAAGATGCTCGTTTTTTTGAGTGTGCAAAGCCTGGAATCATTTACAATCACGTCTATTATCGATTTGCTGAGCAAATAACACGGCGGCATTTGCGCAGTCTCGTGCCGATGCGAGATATGACGATTCCAGAACCTCTTTTTGGAACTTTTGTGGAAAATGCGCTTCCCGAAATGTCACTTTTTGCAGAAGTGGATATGGCCGGTGTTGTTGAACACTTTACGACACTTCCGTTTGTGGGTTCGATTGAGGCGATTTGCGATCTAACTTTCTTGAATGGCGAACTTGATGCAGCACTTTCTTTCCGTTATGATACGCATACGGTTCCTGTGTCTTCAAAGAAGTTGGGGTTTGATGACATTGACTCTTTTGTTACCGAAGAGGGAATTGTTGCCCGTAATTTAGTCGAAGAGCAGAAAATTATTGAAGATCTCTTTCAAGACTTTATCTTCGATCTTGATCAGCAAGTTTGGGCAGCGAAGACGGAGAAGAAAATTATCGAGTTTATGACTGATGTGATTCCTAGAAATCAACATCGGGTCAAGTTCAACTATCCTCAAAACCTCTTAGATCAATTCATTTATGATCAGTCCAAGTTCAAGCTTACGCTTACGCACACCGATCGGATGGATGTCTATGAAATGAATATTGAGGTGAAAGGTGCTCTTAAAGGGGTAACAGTAGATCGACTATGGGATTGCATTGTTTCTAGGCGTGCGTATCTCGAGCTTGATATGGGACGGAAAAAAACGGCTAAAGCTAAAGAGAATGGGAACAAAATTCCTAAAATTCTCGTGCTCGATCTTGATGAGGTGGGGGTCGTTGTCCAGCTTTTCGATGAACTCGGAATTGAAAAACTTGATAACAAAAAGTTAGAGCGTCCTCTTTGGAGTCTGGCAAATATTGATGAGTCCAATTTTAAGGACCTTCCTGTTACCTTTACGATGACACCGCAGCTCAAAGATATTCGTAAGCAGATGCTAGGGGAGAAGATTTTGAAGTTCAGCCCGATTCCCAAGCAGGTTGATGCAACACTTCGTCACTATCAAGAAGAGGGAGTTCAGTGGCTTGAGCGTCTCCGTACAATGTTTCTCAATGGAATTTTAGCGGATGATATGGGTCTTGGGAAAACACTGCAGGCAATTTGCGCTTTGACACAACATAAAAGTGGTGCAAAGACTCCAGCTCTTGTAGTGTGTCCGACCTCTCTTCTCTACAACTGGAAAGAAGAATGTCATAAGTTCAATGACGAGCTAAAGACTCTTATCGTTGATGGAATGCCGAATCAACGAAAAAAGTTAATTAAAAATGTTAAAGATTATGATGTAGTGATTACTTCCTACAGTCTTCTCCAAAAAGATATTGAGGCTTATGGCAAGGTAACCTTTTCCTATATGATTCTTGATGAAGCACAGCATATTAAAAACCGAGGAACCAGAAACGCAAAGTCGGTGAAATTGGTTAAAGCTCAACACCGCGTTATCCTTTCTGGTACTCCGATTGAAAACTCTTTGGATGAGCTTTGGAGCTTGTTCGATTATCTGATGCCAGGCTTTTTGGGGTCTTATGAAAGATTCGTTGAGAAATATGTGCGCCTATCTGGTAAGGAACAGGCTAAAAACCTGCAATACCTTCGAAAGAAAGTTGCTCCATTTATCTTGCGGCGTATGAAGGTTGATGTTTTGGACGATCTTCCACCTGTCAGTGAGAATGTTTATCATTGTCAACTCACCGATGTTCAAAAAGAGCTTTATAAGTCCTATGCAGATTCTGCTCGGGATGAACTGATGAAATTGGTTGAAAGAGATGGGTTTGATAAAGTGCAAATCCATGTTCTTGCAACTCTCACTCGACTAAAACAGATCTGCTGTCACCCAGCTATCTTTGCGAAAGAAAAGGCAGAGGTGGGGGATTCAGCAAAGTATGAGATGCTTCTTGAACTTCTGCAGACGCTGATTGAAGGGCAGCATAAGACGGTGATTTTTTCGCAATACACCCGTATGTTGCAGATCATGAGAACGGACTTTGAGCAGAGAGGTATTCGATTTAATTACCTTGATGGGTCGAGCAAAAACCGTCTCGATATTGCCAATGAATTTAATAATGATCCTAACATCCCTGTTTTCCTTGTGTCACTTAAAGCGGGAGGAACGGGGCTCAACCTTGTAGGTGCTGATACAGTCATTCACTATGACATGTGGTGGAATCCAGCCGTTGAAAATCAAGCGACTGACCGGGTCCACCGTATTGGGCAGAAAGAGTCAGTCTCTGTCTATAAACTTGTGACAATGGGAACGATTGAGGAAAAGATTGTAGAAATGCAAAATCGAAAGAAAGGAATCGTGAAGAAGATCGTGAGCTGCGATGATGAGGCGATTACCAAGCTTACCTGGGAAGATGTTCTCGAACTTCTACAAACTTGA